One genomic window of Mus musculus strain C57BL/6J chromosome 4, GRCm38.p6 C57BL/6J includes the following:
- the Gm42346 gene encoding gastrula zinc finger protein XlCGF71.1-like — MYGKVMDQDSQYIVLEHMNIQEKSSKCNKPSNVFLESPHYTPHKCTECDKCFSQKSHLNIHQKIHAGEKPYKCSGCDKCFTEKGSLRRHQRIHTGEKPYKCSECDKCFTRKGTLRIHQRIHTGEKPYKCSECDKCFTQKFNLRSHQRIHTGEKPYKCSECDNCFTEKGNLRRHQRIHTGEKPYKCSECDKFFTRKSHLSIHQKFHTGEKPYKCSECEKY; from the coding sequence ATGTATGGGAAGGTCATGGATCAAGACAGCCAGTACATTGTTCTTGAACACATGAATATTCAAGAGAAGTCTTCTAAATGTAACAAGCCTAGCAATGTGTTTCTAGAATCCCCCCATTATACACCTCACAAATGTactgaatgtgacaaatgcttttccCAAAAATCTCATCTTAATATTCATCAGAAAATTcatgcaggagagaaaccttacaaatgcagtggatgtgacaaatgctttactgaaaaAGGCAGTCTGAGAaggcatcagagaattcatacaggagagaaaccttacaaatgcagtgaatgtgacaaatgctttactagAAAAGGCACtctgagaattcatcagagaattcatacaggagagaaaccttacaaatgcagtgaatgtgacaaatgctttacccaaaaATTTAATTTGAGAtctcatcagagaattcatacaggagagaaaccttacaaatgcagtgaatgtgacaatTGCTTTACTGAAAAAGGCAATCTGAGAaggcatcagagaattcatacaggagagaaaccttacaaatgtagtgaatgtgacaaattcTTTACCCGAAAATcccatcttagtattcatcagaaatttcatacaggagagaaaccttacaaatgcagtgaatgtgagaAATACTAA